ATTACTAAATATTGAACAGCCTTTCTCTTATTCCCCtccccataatttttttttcatcctcTTATGTTCCTTGAAATTGTTTTGATTACGCCACCATATCTATAAAAGTATAAAGATACTTCTACAGAACAATTAAAAGTTTCATTCTTTCTATAGCACAGCCAATCAGTGACAACTTCTCTAGATGAAACACCCACTTTCTTGGTAGAACGAATGGCAAATGTAAGAAGAAGACGGCAAGACAAAAGGCAGATGTAAGTGTCAGTGCTCATATTATTCTGTGTTTAGTACTATACACTCCATTGCTTTGGAGATATTTCTGAtgaaatgtattgttttctgCCAGTGATGGAGTTGGGATGTGGCATCGTTTTATTACCTGGAAGCCTTCAGATGATTTTATCAGAAGTAATCACATTATTAACACTCCAGTACAGACAATGTACATAATGGCAGACCTAGGACCAGGTGGAAAGTGAGTGAGCCTTACCAACCTTACTAAATGCAATGTAAATGAATTAATTTTCTGTACACAGATTTACATTTTCTGCTATGATTTACATTCTATGAAGCATGTTTCCTTTGCACAGGCAAAGTTGCATATACCCTAGTAAATATTTAGTTTCTTAATTGTAAGTAAGCTATTTCAGTGGGCTTATTAATGCAAATTCTGAGAAAATTTTGCAGCTAAATGACTATCTTTTGATTAAATAATCTTAAGGGCACCTGTATAAATCTACCTCTGTATCTGGAGGGCTAGATGGTATGGGAAGCTGCAACTGGTTATTCAGTTCTGTTTAGTTTTTCCCATCATGCAAATAATTTTCAGTGATGGTCACCACAGTTATTTTACTGctgtatctatgtatatattcCAGCCTTGGATTGAGGGAACATGAACATGTCCTATGTACTGTTCGTGTGGATGCAAATGGTGTGATCACGCTGAAACCTGATGTTACTGGCACAAAGGGACCTTacaggtaaatacagccatgggAATAGTATAAAACCACAATAAATTCTATTGCAGCAAAGCCAACTTCTCATTACTTTCAAATACTGTTCCCTTCCCCTGAAATAGGCTCGAGGTGGAAGGAGAAAAGCGGCAGCTGTGGAGATATACTTTGCAGCACGTGTCTGAATCTGTTCAGAAGGAAGAGCAGGAAAGGGAACAACATATCTACAAGGATGTAAGCAAAACCATGCTAGTGCTAGGGAAATTGGAAtatcaaaaatatttaaactcGGTGCTTTTCAGCAAGATTTAAGTTAATATCGAGAGTATCCGTGTGGGAAAAGGGTCTCGAGTTTCTTCTTTCAAAATCATTTTGGTAAATTCATGAAGGGATATTTCAACTTAAAATTAacttcaaggggcagatttatgattgcttgagcctttTGGTTTCAGGTATAAAACTTGTTTGTAAATAAGTTCGGCAGGTATATCAGATTTAGATCACCGAATAGTCACCCACTCCTGCAAATATAGACAGGGACTAATtaactaacataggtgctaaattctaattgctaattggttgttacTGTGCAgatgcagtttagcacctatgttagtaaatcagcctcagACATGGTTGGCCAGATCTCAGACACTAGGTTGTTGATTATAAATTAATCAAATGATCGATTTATTCAAAGTCACAGATAGTGACCAAAAAATGCGTGTTTGGTATCTGAGTTGTACAGCCCCCCATTTGTCAGGATAACATAAAAATGAgcagggattttaaaataaatttcctATCCACCAGTCAGTACATCAGAGTCACAGAGTGATGTTGCATGCCAAGGTTAATGCAAATATGTTAAACTTTTGAGGCACTACAAAATGCTTGACCCTTTCAAAAACAGTTTATAGTCCTTTCAGCTAGCACTGAGCTGTAATTGTCCTAGGGATTTCTGTCCCCTAAAATATTCTCTACCTTGTGCCAGAAGAATTAATCAAGTGCTCTGTGTTATTTTGGAAATGCACCCCATAATGCTTTTAACCATTCTGTAAATAAATTAAGTTGCTTTCCCAGTGTGTGTATAGAAATTTGCTAATTGATATCTTTATGGCAATATTTTAGTTATACAGCCGACATAAAGAATATTTGAACAGTTTGGTGGGCTCTGACTTTGAAATGGTAAGTTTttattatactgttttttttctttttatttagaaagcgctGGCTTTCATGGGTCTAAAGTAATTTACTACTTGGCAATTATAGGCGTCAAACTTTCATATTTGCTAAATtcaaattgctaattggttgttacTTCTTTCTTATTTATGCTGTTGGCATATGGATAGAAAATTAGAAGAAGGATTGTGAACATAGGGTGGTCAGTGATGCATTCTCAACCTGGTGTAGTGTTTTTAGTGGGGTGCAGcaaggttctgtattgggtccacttttatttaagttgTGCTTGAATATCTTGTTatgggcaagggcacatgggtcggattgtcagcctgcaaaTAAGTGCAGACTGACTATCTGCCCCTAGCTTAAAAagtcttctagttgtgcctgcacccgtaaGCACTGAATCTACCTGGGTTTAGGCATGCACAACATATCTGCATAtgttggtggatattggctgtTTTTGCCTGTTTGTGGATTCAGTGCTTACGGGTGTGGGCACAACCagaagatttttttaagcataggggcgGATTGTGAGCCTGTGCTTATCTGCAATGCAATGTTTTTGCCAATAATTTTGCAGGCCAATTAATTCAGTCCACAGTGAGTTATCCTTGCAGGAGAATCTGGACAAAGTGGCAGTGTAGATTCCTTTATGAAATAGGACCTAGGGGTACTTGTGGATTAGAAATGTATCTGTAGCAAGCAATGTAAGTCAGCAGCAGGAAATGTCAGAAAGGTACTAAAACTACCAATCATAAAGAGGGAATAGATACAAGAAGGGGAATAGGgacattcttcccctttacaaagcactggcaAGGCAGTTTTTgtctccagtccttaaaaagtatatttgtaaaaTAGAGAAAATCTAGAAGAACTGCTAATGGAAGGTTGGCCAGTTTGGACCATTTACACTAGTGAAGAGATTctcaaggacaaggaaaggcataATGACTGGGAGTGCCAATTTTagacaaaaaggttgaacttttGGACATGTGGCTTTTTCAGCCTCATGAATGCACTGGGAAATATTTTGAATGCATTATGGCTGGAATGGATTGTGTACCATGTTTCTGATTAGAGAAGCTCTATGTATTTACAACATATTTTCCATATCCTTTTAAAATATAGCCATTTCTCAGAGAGCAGTGGATTCTGTGGCCACTAACTCACACTAACGCAGACACTTGGACCATTATTTCCCCTATGTTCTTTGCTTTGGGATAAAGGTCTTTGATTTTGGAAAGGCTACACTAAAAACAGGGCCTggtatatatttcagtttgtgcattaataaatgttgGCTTAAAGCATGAATAAGCAACCTTGGCTCTGAAGCTGTTATAGAAATCTGACACACGGCACCCAAAGTAGCTAAACTGGCAGGAGAATCTAGggtgttgtagttctgcaacagctaaAGTAAAAGAGGTTGCATGTAAGCaatgtttttactttaaatttGTTTCTTCTTCTGCTTCCTCATAGCCCCCTGCAGGTACCCTAAGAGTCTTCATTAATGGGGAAATTGGTAAGTGCATTATCACGGCGAAGGATCGTATGTGCCTAAAATGCTGTTACAGTTGGTTCATAAGCAACAGGTTTATTAGAGCACATTATAATTATTCTAATAAAAAAATTCTATATCTACTGGGGCAAAGTGTATGATGAATCTCTGTGGAATATGTGGGCGTTCCATACATACAGAATAATAATACTGCATTCCACCAAATCTGTGACTTTTGAAGAAACTTTACTAGCATTTCAGGCACATCTGGTAAACCCttcatatttgaaaaataaagtttACAGCAGAAGTTTATAGTATGAATTTGCAGTAGGATTATATTTTCAGCATTTTAGCGCATTGCTGGTCCctaatttatattgttttattgattcagGCAGCAACATATTATTATCACTGCAAaggaaaagaaatacaaaaacaaagaaagGAAGAAGAAGAGATCTGAGGGAGGCAAATGGGAAAAACAGAAGGGTTAATAAAAGGAAGTTGAGTCATATTATTAGACACGTAACCCttgaagaataaataataaatttcTCAGCAACTGACCATTTTACCATATTAGATTCACCTACTGAGGTGCCTACTGCTTTCTGTGATATTGTTGCTGGCTTAGTTTGCAGCTACTATCTTGGGCTGGCCGGCCATAGACCTATTTATAAACCAACCATAGCCCTCCTGTACTGTaacaggaaggcagcaggggtgTAACTAAGGTGGGGGCAGTCAGAAACAGCAATTCTGTATGATTTTGAGTTCCTGAGGCCCAGTCTCTGGGTCAGTAGCTCTGTTGCACAGACAGGTGACATTATGGGTAAATATGACACCACCATCTTGGAAGTTACAGCGTCCCTGGCTATTTCGTAACCAAGTTCCATCACATATCATTTGCTAATGACAAATAAATGCCCATCactaaaaaattgtttgtttatttaaaaatgcctgaaaatttaaaaatgaaaacatgaaaCTCTTATTGTATCTGTAATAGACAATGGGTGCTGTCCTTTTCTCTATTAATCATTTGATTTGATGTCACCCGTGCTATACAAATATAACACTATATTTTGCAGCCCCTACAACCCTGCCCATCATTAATTCAcctatttatctttttttatttaacagtCTCAGCACAGGAGTTTGAGTATGATAATCTCTATGTACATTTCTTTGTGGAACTCCCTAAAAGTAAGTACTAACATGGGGTAGGGTAAGACTTCTGTGTGTAATTGAAATATCtttcttattattaaataaaggtGCCTAAATGAGCTTGATTCATACAGTGTTTACATTAATGTGCAGTCtgaaaaacattgattttacaaaAGAGAAAACCAAGTAATTAAATTGAGAACAGAGTGGGGTGTTTGATATGTTAGGAGTAACTGAAATTGACCGCAAGTTCAAATTCGGACATTACTTACAATGCTGTGGCCACAAGAGGGCGCTGCATCAGACAATTGCAGCCAGTGCATCAAAATTGTGTTTGTGAGTCAAGATGTTGTCACTTCCAGCACTAGGGTCAAAATTACTTCTGCATTGAATTCTTTGAGTATGTCAATTGATGCAAGCCAATGTGGTGAAACCTGGCGCTACTGCTAAACGCACACAATTTACAGCAGACGGGACAGATATACATACTGTAACTGCAAGGATGAATTGTTCCAATTCTCGTGTCACTGTATCCCCATTTGCACAACCTCAACTGAGGATGTGAGTAGAAAATtagcccttaaaggggacctgtcaccctatgaGATAATTCCAAATCGTTTTCTagtgtgtttgtcaagcaaaataaactttatttacactatataaatagtataaatcttgtttcctccaGTCATGGAACTACACAATTACAGCatgcaggcaggtgccattttgtggtcgcaagctttgtatcaccccaaaatcttgtttatgtgccggAATGAGGGACCTGATACacatgcctatgcactggctaAACCTTTTAGacggtgaggagggagggggaaagtgaatGTTAATTGTCTGAacaggcaatatttgattgatagctaggatttttaaattcctttaaAGTGGGTTTGGATGAATTTgggcttcatgtttaatttgaaaaagagttttattatacagcttttttttttctggatgacaggtcccttTAAGTAAACATTTTATGTAAACAAGGTGCAAATTGACAAAAGTAAGTGTAAAGTCTGCACCTTGCCCTTTATTTCTAAATCCAGCACAGGATGCAGAAGGCATATGGACTGTTAGGGGTGCAATTTTCATGTATTCCTGTATGGCTGCAGCTAAGTTGTTGCTGGAGGAGAGAATGTCAGCTGAAACTTACCATAGGATGCTTCAGGTGGCTTTCCTTAAGGAGGACTCCCTAGTTGCTAAAGGAATGCTGATTACTGAAGCCCAGTGCTGGACATAAAGCAGTGACCTTTATACTTGATTGTATGGGATTAGAGATGGCAGTGTCTTATTCTAAATTAGCAAATGACAGTTCATTCATGTATCAATGTAATACATTTCACTCTTCACCTACTCCCTGAGGCAAacctattttttttgtaaaaatgctattttaaaataaatctcttataagatgtattttattttctcagACTGGTCCAGCCCAGGGTTCCAGGAGCTCTCGGGAGTCACCCAAACCTGCCGAACAAAAACTCGTGCAAGGGTAAGCACACAATGTCACCAATGTAATTCAGCAGTCAGTGTATgaatacatgtatatttattactAGAAGTTAATAGTGTTTATgcatcttttctacataagcccaaatgAATGAGcatgtcaaaatgtttttttttccatttaagctATAAATTAACTTTGTGCCACGCCTAGCATTTTGTTCTTCTCTCTCTCACACCATGATCATTTGCATCCAGGACAGTGTTGCATACTTCTGTTATCCCTTCAATTTTGAGCTCTTTCTGTCAGAGGAGGCTGATTCTGaaggtgagtttttttttttaaaatgcaggaCCATTGCTGTCTCCCATCAGCAGGGCACAATTATGACCACTTTTGCTCATTCCTTTAGAAACCACACAGTTGCCAGTGCTTTTCTTTGAAGTCTTATCACTAGATTTTTGGCAAAGATATCGAGTTGAAGGATATGGGTCTGTTGTATTACCTGGGACTCCAGGCAAGTACGGCAGGGGATTGGGTACAAATTTGGTAATTATATGTTCTGTGCCTTGCAAAATGCTTCAGATCCTTTTGATCCTATTTTTATCCTTTTAATTTACTTAATATGCTTGTATTTGTTCTGGCCCA
This sequence is a window from Xenopus tropicalis strain Nigerian chromosome 2, UCB_Xtro_10.0, whole genome shotgun sequence. Protein-coding genes within it:
- the mks1 gene encoding Meckel syndrome type 1 protein isoform X1, with translation MAEDWNQDVGEAVYRSRDPIKNLRIRVTLQRVTPAIALVQRVQEEDANRGGLELQALHNNPEANRGPHPNEEKEEVVISWQEKLYSQFEYELYQNEAACRTPLDHQYYQDVLSLERGGGRKNRRIFTYTDHDRYTNLEEHSQSVTTSLDETPTFLVERMANVRRRRQDKRQIDGVGMWHRFITWKPSDDFIRSNHIINTPVQTMYIMADLGPGGNLGLREHEHVLCTVRVDANGVITLKPDVTGTKGPYRLEVEGEKRQLWRYTLQHVSESVQKEEQEREQHIYKDLYSRHKEYLNSLVGSDFEMPPAGTLRVFINGEIVSAQEFEYDNLYVHFFVELPKNWSSPGFQELSGVTQTCRTKTRARDSVAYFCYPFNFELFLSEEADSEETTQLPVLFFEVLSLDFWQRYRVEGYGSVVLPGTPGMHVLTAQTWRPVELGVLTELKRFFIGGSPELEDLTYVRVPETFQGQRLSRLGFRTKSSGSLTVRLHCLHHSRSFLDGRSLRKRMQSVLDHLGHSSQQSSIQNVLDAFQRARRRMQQARDSLPLDILNTSKATLEQSTA